The sequence below is a genomic window from Synechococcus sp. UW179A.
CGCTAGTTGGTCAGGCCCTGAGTACGGCCTCGGACGCCCATCCTTTGGTTGAGGCCTCGATCAGCGCTGCTGCTGCAGGAACGTTCCTGTTTTTTGGCACCTTGCATGGTCTTGCTGCCTCACCCATGATCAATCGCTGCTGCAACCAGCGGGAGTTCATCGCTGCAGTTGGAGGCTTCGCAGTGATGGCTGTTGTGGCGATCTGGACCTAACCATCGCCAGCTATGGCTCTGATGTGCGAGGCGCGTTGGCTTGAGCAAGCAGGATGGATATTTGTTGCGGTAATTGTTGAGTATTGTGTTCCAATCGCTTGGCCTTGATGAGATTTGTTGTGAGAGTTTTTGTTTGCTGAATTTATTGCTGTGCACTTGTTCATCTACCTCATATTGGCAGCTTCATCTCTGAGGTGTGCAAGTGGGCGAAGGTCCTGGCAACAGTGGCGAATTGCCATTCAAGGAGTCTGTTGATGCACCTGAATTGCATCTCGGTCCTGGCCTCGCTCTGGGTGATGAGGTTCAAAGCGTTGAGATAGCAAAGTCTCCGCCAAGTGTTATTGAAGCATCGTCATCGATGCCGTCAGAAGATCATGGTGATGAACTCTCTGTTTCACACCTCATCCAACAGCTTTCTCTTGGTTTGGACTCACTGAAGCAGTTGAATCTCGAGGGGTTTAGGCAGATTTACCCGGTTTTTCTCATCGTCTTCGGCTCAGTCATTCTCGGCTTGTTGTTAACGTTTATTGCTACATTCCTGAATTCAATGAATCATTTGCCGGTTTTCGGTGGAATGCTTCAGGGCGTATCTGAACTTGTAGGTTTGGTCGCTGTTGTGCGGTTTATTACATCGAATTTGTTGTTGCAACATCGACGAGCAGAAGTGTTTGCTCGAATCGCAGCCTTAAAAAAGGATTTGCTGGGTGGTCCGGAATGAATGAATTTGATCTCTAAGTTGGACGACTGGTAATCACTCCTCGATCACAAATCCAAAACTTTTGAAAATCTCATCGTTTGCGTGGATGATCTTTCTGGCACCTTCTTGCTGCTTGATGGCAAATCCTGTCTGAGCAAGACGTCTCATTAGTGCAGCAGTATCTTCGAATCGTTCAGCCATGTCTTCAAGGGTTCCGCAGTCTGCGGAGAGGGTGGATTCATTCCAAGTGAAGGAGGCCATGGCGATTTCGGAAGAGGGTGAACCAGTGCTGCGTCAATGCAGATTTGACACGACTTTAAGACTTTTGTCTGAGTGGTGTTGATGCCATGGCATCGCGAGCCATGCCTGATTCTCAGCTGGCGCTGACTGTCTCTGCCAGCAGGCGACCAAATTCCTGATGTAATCCCAGGCGTCCATCGATGCCAGAGACTCGGTCTGCTTTGTCTGCCAGTGTCAACATTTCCTGCTTCGAGCGAGGAGGTGCTTCGTTGGCCAGCACCACATGAAGAGGGCAGTGCAATTTCTGAGTCTGTTTCAGCCACCACCGCGAGTCTGAGGCTGCATCCAGGCCTCCGCTCACAAAAGCCACGCTCGCAAAGCGAGCCCCGGGCTGCCGGCTGATGTTTTGTTGTTCACGCAAACGTTGAGGAGTCAGAAGGTCGCGATTGACCCACACATGACGACGCAGCATCAGTTTGAGGATCGGTCGACTGGTGTTGAGTCGATAGAGAAGCGGTCCAACCAGTGGAAGTCTCACAAGCCGTCTTACCCAGTTGAAGCTCTGCCCTGACCGGCCTGTCATGGTTGGAAGAGGACCTCGGAACGTGGGTGC
It includes:
- a CDS encoding CAAD domain-containing protein — protein: MGEGPGNSGELPFKESVDAPELHLGPGLALGDEVQSVEIAKSPPSVIEASSSMPSEDHGDELSVSHLIQQLSLGLDSLKQLNLEGFRQIYPVFLIVFGSVILGLLLTFIATFLNSMNHLPVFGGMLQGVSELVGLVAVVRFITSNLLLQHRRAEVFARIAALKKDLLGGPE
- a CDS encoding alpha/beta fold hydrolase encodes the protein MSLRSLIGGIPENLQIKLNGRDVRITLERRGPENGDLWVLLPALSTVSTRGEWHQFADAMDEQCQLVSFDWPGFGDSERPAIAYDANALLQVLPAILQHLDRGDQAKINVVAAGHSAPIALGLAEQCSRQWAQIVVVAPTFRGPLPTMTGRSGQSFNWVRRLVRLPLVGPLLYRLNTSRPILKLMLRRHVWVNRDLLTPQRLREQQNISRQPGARFASVAFVSGGLDAASDSRWWLKQTQKLHCPLHVVLANEAPPRSKQEMLTLADKADRVSGIDGRLGLHQEFGRLLAETVSAS